Proteins found in one Acanthopagrus latus isolate v.2019 chromosome 3, fAcaLat1.1, whole genome shotgun sequence genomic segment:
- the rxrba gene encoding retinoic acid receptor RXR-beta-A isoform X7, with protein MQLTASCSSKCQLNTNHSKNKIFINKAACIIKISTNGRMMEDSRSPDSSSVSSPPSGQRSPPLVPSAAASMTSLPPITTSGVNSPISSIGSPFSVISSSLGSPCLPGTPSVGYGPISSPQINSTVSMSGLHAVSSSDDVKPPLGLKQLSSHSPGPMLSQKRLCAICGDRSSGKHYGVYSCEGCKGFFKRTVRKDLTYTCRDNKDCMVDKRQRNRCQYCRYQKCLAMGMKREVAKMNDRSVQEERQRNKEREGEVESTSAVNEEMPVEKILEAEMAVEQKTELHADGSSGGSSPNDPVTNICQAADKQLFTLVEWAKRIPHFSELPLDDQVILLRAGWNELLIASFSHRSISVKDGILLATGLHVHRNSAHSAGVGAIFDRICWLTQPGRTCPQKTRFSELTLDAN; from the exons ATGCAGCTcacagccagctgcagcagcaagtGCCAACTAAATACAAaccacagcaaaaacaaaatattcataaataaagCAGCTTGCATCATAAAAATTTCAACAAATGGAAGGATGATGGAGG ATTCTCGCAGCCCAGACAGCTCGTCTGTCTCCTCCCCTCCGTCGGGCCAGCGCTCGCCTCCGCTGGTTCCCTCGGCTGCAGCTTCCAtgacctccctccctcccatcacCACCTCAGGGGTCAACAGCCCCATCAGTAGCATTGGCTCCCCCTTTTCTGTCATCAGCTCTTCTCTGGGCTCGCCATGCCTGCCTGGCACACCGTCGGTTGGTTACGGCCCCATTAGCAGCCCACAG ATCAACTCAACAGTGTCCATGTCGGGGCTCCATGCAGTGAGCAGCTCTGATGATGTGAAACCTCCGTTGGGCTTGAAGCAGCTCTCGTCCCACAGCCCAGGGCCGATGCTTTCCCAAAAACGCCTGTGTGCCATCTGTGGAGACAGATCCTCTG GTAAACACTACGGTGTCTACAGCTGTGAGGGCTGTAAAGGCTTCTTCAAGCGGACCGTGCGCAAAGACCTGACCTACACCTGTCGGGACAACAAAGACTGTATGGTGGATAAGAGGCAGAGGAACCGCTGCCAGTATTGTCGCTACCAGAAGTGCCTGGCCATGGGCATGAAGAGAGAAG TGGCCAAGATGAACGACAGAT CTGTCCAAGAGGAGCGACAGAGGAACAAGGAACGGGAAGGCGAGGTGGAGTCGACTAGTGCAGTGAACGAGGAGATGCCAGTAGAGAAGATTTTGGAAGCAGAGATGGCTGTAGAGCAAAAGACGGAgcttcatgctgatggaagcTCAGGCGGCAGCTCT CCCAACGACCCTGTCACCAACATCTGTCAGGCAGCAGACAAGCAGCTCTTTACCCTGGTGGAGTGGGCCAAGAGGATCCCTCACTTCTCTGAACTGCCCCTGGACGACCAGGTCATCTTGCTCCGTGCTG GCTGGAATGAACTCCTGATTGCATCGTTCTCCCATCGCTCCATCTCTGTGAAGGACGGGATTCTGCTGGCCACCGGCCTGCATGTCCACAGGAACAGTGCTCACAGTGCAGGTGTTGGAGCCATCTTTGACAG